In one Candidatus Dependentiae bacterium genomic region, the following are encoded:
- a CDS encoding NUDIX domain-containing protein: MNISILFLILSLFILTSLFIYKKSIVKAPRIGAGALLVKDGKILTVLRGPNVQNPNKYGLIGGLINQNETIKDGIIRIILEETGVTASPEMMTLVHTMHSFENNQKTIGFYFLVEAWDTEPYNKKRDSHIKLEWFNLENLPANLIPRNRQAIENWEKNVSYSEFGWEK, translated from the coding sequence ATGAATATTTCAATTCTTTTTCTTATTTTAAGCCTATTTATTTTGACCAGCCTGTTCATCTATAAAAAATCTATCGTAAAAGCCCCTCGGATAGGTGCCGGAGCTCTTCTTGTAAAAGATGGTAAAATCCTTACCGTGCTTCGAGGCCCGAATGTACAAAATCCAAATAAATATGGCCTAATTGGCGGACTTATCAACCAAAATGAAACCATCAAAGATGGTATTATCCGAATCATCCTGGAAGAAACTGGCGTAACTGCAAGCCCGGAAATGATGACTCTTGTTCACACTATGCATTCTTTTGAAAACAATCAAAAAACAATCGGTTTTTATTTTTTAGTAGAAGCCTGGGACACAGAGCCATACAACAAAAAAAGAGATTCTCATATCAAATTAGAATGGTTTAATCTTGAAAACCTTCCTGCAAACCTTATCCCAAGAAATCGGCAAGCTATAGAAAATTGGGAAAAAAACGTTTCTTACTCCGAATTCGGCTGGGAAAAATAG
- a CDS encoding exonuclease SbcCD subunit D, whose translation MISFVHTADIHFGVENYGRIDPSTGIHSRLLDFKKSLQACVDYAIEQDVDFFMFSGDAYKTAHPSPTQQKLFLQQFLRLYQHNIPVVIVVGNHDHPMSFGKAHALDVFGDLPVSGFYTFSRPDILRLQTKRGLVQIVGIPWPSRHSLIAKTDLRFKNSQEIVEYLSSSVASIIQDLAAQLDPFVPAVLAGHLTVSEGIFSGSERTAILGSDPILFPSQLAIEPFDYVALGHLHRFQDLNRGGRCPIVYSGSLERIDFGERNDTKGFCHVKIDEHKKTTYSFIHTPTRPMIQCDVQLHKDENQTQQIIAALRLHDLKDAIVKIVYHIPEDMNDVVELPAIQAACKDAWYVSSITPVHKPKQREKRAQVSVQMDDDELLRQYLKMKNCSPEILDSLLKKAENLKARYEEIQTLSEGQ comes from the coding sequence ATGATTTCATTTGTTCACACAGCAGACATTCATTTTGGCGTTGAAAATTATGGACGCATAGACCCTTCCACAGGAATTCATTCACGGTTGCTTGATTTCAAAAAAAGCTTACAAGCATGTGTTGATTATGCCATAGAGCAAGATGTCGATTTTTTTATGTTTTCTGGTGACGCGTACAAGACGGCACATCCTTCGCCGACGCAACAAAAATTATTTTTACAGCAGTTTTTGCGATTGTATCAGCACAATATTCCTGTGGTAATTGTTGTGGGAAATCATGATCATCCTATGAGTTTTGGCAAAGCGCATGCGTTGGATGTTTTTGGCGATTTGCCTGTTTCTGGATTTTATACTTTTTCGCGGCCTGATATTTTGCGTTTGCAGACAAAGCGAGGGCTTGTTCAAATAGTTGGCATTCCGTGGCCGTCTCGGCATTCTTTGATCGCAAAAACTGATCTTCGATTTAAAAATTCACAAGAGATTGTTGAATATCTTTCTTCTTCTGTTGCATCGATTATTCAAGATTTAGCAGCACAGTTAGATCCTTTTGTTCCGGCTGTTTTGGCAGGACACCTGACAGTGAGTGAAGGTATTTTTTCAGGATCTGAACGTACTGCAATTTTGGGTTCTGATCCTATTTTATTTCCGTCACAATTGGCGATTGAGCCGTTTGACTATGTTGCACTTGGACACTTACATCGCTTTCAGGATTTAAATCGTGGGGGCCGTTGTCCAATTGTGTATTCAGGTTCGCTTGAGCGGATTGATTTTGGTGAACGAAATGATACGAAAGGATTTTGTCACGTCAAAATTGATGAGCATAAAAAAACAACGTATTCATTTATTCATACACCGACGCGACCGATGATTCAATGTGATGTTCAGCTACATAAAGACGAAAATCAAACACAGCAGATTATTGCGGCCTTGCGCTTGCATGATCTAAAAGATGCGATTGTAAAAATTGTGTATCATATCCCAGAGGATATGAATGACGTTGTTGAATTACCAGCGATACAAGCTGCGTGCAAAGATGCGTGGTATGTATCTTCTATCACGCCGGTTCATAAGCCCAAGCAGCGCGAAAAACGAGCGCAGGTATCGGTACAGATGGATGATGATGAGCTCTTGCGACAATATTTAAAAATGAAAAACTGCTCTCCAGAGATTCTTGATTCTCTGCTCAAGAAAGCAGAAAATCTTAAGGCGCGTTACGAGGAAATACAAACATTGTCAGAGGGACAGTAA
- a CDS encoding nucleoside deaminase, whose amino-acid sequence MPPQKNTHEYFMQEALLLAQKALDAGEIPVGAVVVDENGEIIGRGFNLVETNHSQTEHAEMIAIKQAAQYKKDWRLEKCWLYVTLEPCLMCLGAISHSRFEGVAFGARSPEFGGLKMLDPEQKSYFLKNLMLFRDLKEDECAGMLKVFFKKARGEEYCESTLSLSGKNQRKS is encoded by the coding sequence ATTCCCCCCCAAAAAAATACTCATGAATACTTCATGCAGGAAGCTCTCTTGCTCGCACAAAAAGCCTTAGATGCAGGTGAAATTCCAGTTGGCGCAGTCGTTGTTGACGAAAACGGAGAGATTATCGGCAGAGGGTTTAATTTAGTAGAAACAAATCACTCCCAAACAGAACACGCCGAAATGATCGCCATCAAACAAGCAGCGCAATACAAAAAAGACTGGCGCCTAGAAAAATGCTGGCTTTACGTAACACTCGAGCCATGCCTGATGTGCCTTGGCGCAATTAGTCACAGTAGATTTGAGGGAGTTGCATTTGGGGCCCGCTCTCCTGAGTTTGGAGGACTCAAAATGCTCGATCCAGAGCAGAAATCTTATTTTTTAAAGAACCTTATGCTTTTTAGAGACTTGAAAGAGGATGAATGTGCTGGTATGCTGAAGGTGTTTTTTAAAAAAGCCCGCGGGGAGGAATACTGTGAGTCAACGCTTAGCCTTTCTGGCAAAAATCAAAGAAAGTCTTGA
- the rpsI gene encoding 30S ribosomal protein S9, with amino-acid sequence MVTPQVYGTGRRKKAVARVFLTKGSGKITINGKAHTEYFVTDVTRAAVTVPLKAVVDGDSYDFTVNVQGGGLPGQAGATALGISRALLMKDEANRATLRANKLLTVDARVKERKKYGRKGARRGFQFVKR; translated from the coding sequence ATGGTAACACCACAAGTTTACGGAACAGGTAGAAGAAAAAAAGCAGTTGCACGCGTTTTTCTCACCAAAGGTTCAGGAAAAATCACAATTAACGGCAAAGCTCACACAGAATATTTTGTTACCGATGTAACGCGCGCAGCAGTAACAGTTCCTCTTAAAGCTGTTGTTGATGGCGATTCATACGACTTTACAGTCAACGTTCAAGGTGGCGGACTTCCTGGCCAAGCTGGCGCTACAGCCCTTGGTATCTCTCGCGCACTTCTTATGAAAGACGAAGCGAACAGAGCAACCCTTAGAGCAAACAAACTTCTTACCGTTGATGCTCGCGTAAAAGAGCGTAAAAAATACGGAAGAAAAGGCGCTCGAAGAGGCTTCCAATTCGTGAAACGTTAG
- a CDS encoding ribonucleoside-diphosphate reductase subunit alpha, with translation MEQVLKNSSSAAGLFSGPELEVVASISVVKRDGVRALCSVEKLYATLSRLASDLPHVSFTRVMKAVVAQLYDGISTRDLEDVLVLSITPFIEEDPEYSFLASRALLQKIYKEVFGKSYQEQEFQSLYKQSFIDSITRGVAAGDFDGRLLEFDLQKLADHICTDRDLKFKYTGIQTLAYRYFKKLDEKIIEAPQAFWMRVAMGLCIQEPQKNEQAIEFYNLLSHLRYSSGTPTLLHSGLVVAQLSSCYLTTVADDLVNIFKCYGDNAQLSKWSGGIGNDWTNIRSTGATIKTIGMPGQGLIPFLKIANDVTSTISRSGNRRGATCAYLEPWHADYEDFLDLRRNTGDDRRRAHDMNTASWIPDLLVKRVMEDSTWAFISPHEAPDLHSSYGRAFEEAFVKYEQLGREGKLKTFRVIGARELWRKMLTRLFETGHPWFVFKDPCNIRSPQDHVGVVNSSNLCTEITLNTSSTETAVCNIGSINLAEHVKNGVFQYDMLAQSIKTAMRMLDNVIEINFYPTSEAKASNLKHRPVGLGIMGLQDVFFALDLPFEDAKTAEFVDELMEFFSFHAIKASAELAKERGAYTTFKGSKWDRGLLPLDTLNLLEQERGMLVEVDRKSRLNWGEVRDLIVQHGMRNSNTMAIAPTATISNILGAFPSFEPMYKNIYVKANLCGEFTIINEFLVEDLKKLNLWNASMREQIKYYDGSVQRIANIPVHLKEKYKEAFEIDPFVQLKLTALRGKWVDQSQSHNIFIATPTGKLLSDVYIAAWKMGLKSTYYLRTMGATQIEKSTLDASKYGFTQNRSYDVVAEGLSKAAGSSEPQVEDGQACSIENPECESCQ, from the coding sequence ATGGAGCAAGTTTTAAAGAATTCTTCAAGCGCAGCAGGACTTTTTTCTGGACCAGAACTAGAGGTTGTGGCGTCTATTTCGGTGGTAAAGCGAGATGGCGTTAGAGCTCTTTGCTCAGTAGAAAAGTTGTATGCTACACTTTCTCGGCTGGCAAGTGATTTGCCTCATGTGTCATTTACGCGTGTTATGAAGGCTGTTGTTGCTCAATTGTATGATGGAATTTCTACGCGAGATTTGGAAGACGTCTTGGTTTTGTCTATCACACCATTTATTGAAGAAGATCCAGAATATTCATTTCTTGCATCTCGTGCACTTTTGCAAAAAATATATAAAGAAGTTTTTGGTAAGTCGTATCAAGAGCAAGAATTTCAGTCTTTGTATAAACAATCTTTTATTGATTCAATCACTCGTGGTGTTGCTGCAGGTGATTTTGATGGACGATTACTTGAGTTTGATTTACAAAAATTAGCAGATCATATTTGTACCGATCGTGATTTGAAATTTAAGTACACTGGCATTCAAACTCTGGCCTATCGTTACTTTAAGAAACTTGATGAAAAAATAATCGAAGCTCCGCAGGCATTTTGGATGCGAGTTGCTATGGGGTTGTGTATTCAAGAGCCTCAAAAAAATGAACAAGCAATTGAATTTTATAATCTACTTTCACATTTACGGTATTCGTCGGGAACTCCTACCTTGTTGCACTCGGGGCTTGTTGTTGCGCAACTAAGTTCATGTTATTTGACAACCGTTGCCGATGATTTGGTTAATATTTTCAAGTGTTATGGTGATAACGCGCAGCTTTCTAAATGGTCTGGTGGTATTGGGAATGACTGGACAAATATTCGTTCAACTGGGGCTACTATCAAAACGATTGGAATGCCAGGTCAGGGATTGATTCCATTTTTGAAAATTGCGAATGATGTGACAAGTACCATTAGTCGTAGCGGCAATCGGCGTGGTGCAACGTGCGCATATCTTGAGCCATGGCACGCAGATTATGAAGATTTTTTGGACTTGAGAAGAAATACTGGCGATGATCGTCGTCGTGCGCATGACATGAATACAGCGTCATGGATTCCTGACTTGTTGGTAAAGCGAGTGATGGAAGATTCTACGTGGGCATTCATTTCGCCCCATGAGGCGCCTGATTTGCATAGTTCATATGGACGAGCTTTCGAAGAGGCATTTGTAAAATATGAACAACTTGGACGAGAAGGAAAGCTTAAAACATTTAGAGTTATCGGAGCTCGAGAGTTATGGAGAAAGATGTTAACTCGCTTGTTCGAGACTGGACATCCATGGTTTGTGTTTAAAGACCCGTGTAATATTCGTTCGCCGCAAGACCATGTTGGTGTGGTGAATTCTTCCAACTTGTGCACAGAAATTACTCTTAATACCTCAAGCACAGAAACAGCCGTGTGCAATATCGGCTCGATTAATTTGGCTGAGCACGTAAAAAATGGAGTATTTCAGTACGACATGCTTGCGCAGAGTATAAAAACAGCAATGCGGATGTTGGATAATGTTATCGAAATTAATTTTTATCCAACAAGCGAAGCTAAGGCGTCAAACTTAAAGCATCGACCGGTTGGCTTAGGCATCATGGGGCTTCAAGATGTGTTTTTTGCGCTAGATTTACCATTTGAGGATGCAAAAACGGCAGAATTTGTTGATGAATTAATGGAATTTTTTTCTTTCCATGCAATTAAAGCTTCTGCAGAGCTGGCAAAAGAGCGAGGGGCCTACACAACATTTAAAGGCTCAAAGTGGGATCGCGGGTTGTTGCCATTGGATACATTGAATTTGCTTGAGCAAGAGCGTGGCATGCTGGTTGAGGTTGATCGAAAATCGCGATTGAATTGGGGTGAAGTTCGAGATCTTATTGTGCAACATGGTATGCGAAACAGCAACACCATGGCGATTGCTCCAACAGCTACGATTTCAAATATCTTGGGAGCATTTCCAAGTTTTGAGCCGATGTACAAAAATATTTATGTAAAAGCTAACTTGTGTGGCGAATTTACGATTATTAATGAATTTTTGGTTGAAGACTTGAAGAAGCTTAACTTGTGGAATGCTTCAATGCGTGAGCAAATTAAATATTACGATGGCAGTGTTCAGCGCATCGCCAACATTCCAGTTCACTTGAAAGAAAAATATAAAGAAGCATTTGAAATTGACCCATTTGTCCAACTTAAGCTTACCGCGTTGCGAGGAAAATGGGTTGATCAAAGCCAGTCGCATAACATTTTTATCGCAACTCCTACGGGAAAGTTATTGAGTGATGTGTATATTGCTGCGTGGAAAATGGGTTTAAAATCGACTTATTATTTACGCACAATGGGCGCGACGCAGATAGAAAAATCAACACTTGACGCTTCAAAGTATGGTTTTACTCAAAATCGATCGTATGATGTGGTGGCTGAAGGTCTTTCAAAGGCTGCCGGAAGCTCTGAGCCGCAAGTTGAGGATGGACAAGCTTGTAGTATTGAAAATCCAGAATGTGAAAGCTGTCAGTAG
- a CDS encoding TraR/DksA family transcriptional regulator: MEKIESSLQMNDADELKLIERALDLLKRDEYGICVDCGEHISQKRLEYYPYAARCITCQEAFEG; encoded by the coding sequence ATGGAAAAAATCGAAAGCTCACTACAAATGAACGACGCCGATGAATTAAAACTCATCGAGCGTGCCCTTGACCTCCTTAAACGCGATGAATATGGCATCTGCGTAGATTGCGGTGAGCACATTTCGCAAAAGCGCCTTGAATATTATCCTTACGCCGCTCGCTGCATTACATGCCAAGAAGCGTTTGAAGGATAA
- the gyrB gene encoding DNA topoisomerase (ATP-hydrolyzing) subunit B — protein MSAENKKDSAQQYTAQSIKVLEGLEGVRKRPAMYIGSTNSKGLHHLVYEVVDNSVDEALAGFCSKIDVILHEDGSCSVKDNGRGIPTDIHPTEKISAAEVVLTKLHAGGKFEKDSYRYSGGLHGVGVSVVNALSEKLEVEICRNGKRFTQTYKRGAPQAALKEVGASDERGTLVRFWPDGQIFETLDLQYDILATRFRELAFLNKGLTINISSEKTSQSATFFYEGGIVSFVQHINEKKNPLFPEVISFIKDDNVYVLELAMQYNEGYVEQTFSFVNNISTGEGGTHEAGFKSALTKICNRYGTKLNMLKDIQLSSDDVREGLTAVLSIKVPEPQFEGQTKTKLGNSEVKGLVDSWLYEFFTTYFEENPNIAKKILSKAIVAFQARNAAKKARELTRRKNVLEYAVLPGKLADCSEADPAKSELYIVEGDSAGGSAKNGRDRFTQAILPLRGKIINVEKARLDKMLANNEIRDLITAIGAGVGNDDFAPEKVRYHKIVIMTDADVDGAHIRILLLTFFFRYMKPLIDYGYLYIANPPLYKVKMGKFEQYMQNDQEFSALIYKWAQENVTFVKNGAQMSSEEVGILLGRLDEYSKELEKVSRILSLPVQHIHLLVKSVAWQSSDSSVQALGDIVAASFSDYSVTIDQKDPDQFVATFKKHKTTWTVPLRFFMSGEFRFLRGKFEVLSEYEDTSLTLVLPGKKEIAVARGVMNVLKDILGAGKGYMNVQRYKGLGEMNADQLWETTMNPANRLFNRVTIDDAIAADLIFTSLMGEDADERKAYIEAEAQFVRNLDI, from the coding sequence ATGTCTGCTGAAAACAAAAAAGACTCTGCGCAGCAGTATACTGCCCAGTCTATTAAAGTTCTTGAGGGTTTAGAGGGGGTTAGAAAACGTCCTGCCATGTATATTGGGTCAACCAATAGCAAGGGGTTACATCACCTGGTGTATGAGGTGGTTGATAACTCGGTTGACGAAGCGCTTGCCGGTTTTTGTTCCAAAATTGACGTTATTTTGCACGAGGATGGTTCCTGTTCTGTGAAAGATAATGGTCGAGGTATTCCTACAGACATTCATCCAACCGAAAAAATTTCAGCAGCCGAAGTGGTGCTTACTAAGTTGCATGCTGGCGGTAAATTTGAAAAAGATTCATATCGATATTCAGGGGGTCTTCACGGGGTCGGTGTTTCCGTGGTGAATGCGCTTTCAGAAAAGCTGGAAGTTGAAATTTGTCGAAATGGCAAAAGATTTACACAAACCTATAAGCGTGGCGCTCCTCAAGCTGCACTCAAAGAGGTTGGAGCATCTGATGAGCGAGGCACCTTGGTACGCTTTTGGCCAGATGGACAAATCTTTGAAACACTTGATTTGCAGTATGATATTCTTGCGACTAGATTTCGTGAACTTGCCTTTTTGAACAAAGGCTTAACAATCAATATTTCAAGTGAAAAAACAAGCCAGTCAGCAACCTTTTTTTATGAAGGTGGGATTGTTTCGTTTGTTCAGCATATCAATGAAAAAAAGAATCCGTTGTTTCCTGAGGTTATCTCATTTATCAAGGACGATAACGTTTATGTTCTTGAGCTTGCGATGCAGTACAACGAAGGCTACGTTGAGCAAACGTTTAGTTTTGTAAACAACATTAGCACTGGCGAGGGTGGTACGCACGAGGCTGGATTTAAGTCTGCGCTTACTAAAATTTGTAATCGATACGGCACAAAACTTAACATGCTCAAAGACATTCAGCTTTCAAGTGATGATGTTCGAGAGGGCTTGACTGCGGTTTTGAGTATTAAGGTTCCTGAGCCTCAGTTTGAAGGGCAAACCAAAACAAAGCTTGGCAACAGCGAAGTTAAAGGATTGGTTGACTCGTGGCTGTATGAGTTTTTCACAACCTACTTTGAAGAAAATCCCAACATTGCTAAAAAGATTTTAAGCAAGGCGATTGTTGCGTTTCAGGCTCGTAATGCTGCAAAAAAGGCTCGTGAACTTACTCGTCGTAAAAATGTTTTGGAATACGCTGTTCTTCCAGGAAAACTTGCAGATTGCTCTGAAGCGGACCCTGCAAAATCTGAATTGTATATCGTTGAGGGGGACTCTGCTGGTGGTTCTGCCAAAAACGGTCGAGATCGATTTACACAAGCAATTTTACCGCTACGTGGAAAAATTATTAACGTTGAAAAAGCTCGCTTAGACAAGATGCTTGCGAATAACGAAATTCGTGATTTGATTACTGCGATTGGTGCAGGCGTTGGTAACGATGATTTTGCTCCAGAAAAAGTTAGGTATCATAAAATTGTTATCATGACTGACGCGGACGTTGACGGCGCGCACATTCGTATTTTGTTGCTTACGTTCTTCTTCCGTTACATGAAGCCTCTTATCGATTACGGTTATTTGTATATTGCAAATCCGCCATTGTATAAAGTCAAAATGGGTAAATTTGAGCAATACATGCAAAATGACCAAGAGTTTTCAGCATTGATTTATAAATGGGCACAAGAAAATGTGACGTTTGTGAAAAATGGCGCTCAAATGAGCTCAGAAGAAGTTGGCATTTTACTTGGTCGACTTGATGAATACAGTAAAGAGCTAGAAAAAGTTTCACGTATTTTGAGCTTGCCAGTTCAACATATTCATTTGCTGGTTAAAAGTGTTGCATGGCAAAGTTCTGATTCAAGCGTGCAGGCACTAGGAGATATTGTTGCAGCTTCATTTTCTGACTATTCAGTTACCATTGACCAAAAAGATCCAGACCAGTTTGTAGCGACATTTAAAAAGCATAAAACCACATGGACTGTTCCTTTGCGCTTTTTCATGAGCGGTGAGTTTAGATTCTTACGCGGTAAGTTTGAAGTATTGTCTGAGTACGAAGATACTTCATTGACTCTTGTGCTTCCTGGCAAAAAAGAAATAGCTGTTGCTAGGGGCGTCATGAATGTACTTAAGGATATTTTGGGTGCCGGAAAAGGATACATGAATGTTCAGCGATACAAAGGTCTTGGTGAAATGAATGCCGATCAACTGTGGGAAACGACTATGAATCCAGCAAATCGTCTATTTAATCGTGTAACGATTGATGATGCAATTGCTGCGGATTTGATTTTCACTTCTTTGATGGGTGAAGATGCAGATGAGCGTAAAGCATACATCGAAGCTGAGGCACAATTCGTTAGAAACTTGGATATTTAA
- a CDS encoding peroxiredoxin codes for MNISVLALCVVMLFGLGFYVQAQPAGFVEIGKRVPDFVLKNDANEDWQLSKNLGRPLLIYFYPSDGTPGCTAQACSLNGYEQFRRSGLKIVGVSYNSIKSHQKFKKQYGLRFDLLSDPDARVAKMFKASRWWPNLMPLRKTFIIDSRGFLRHIIDDIDVAKHAEQILPLIADL; via the coding sequence ATGAATATCAGTGTTTTGGCGTTATGCGTTGTGATGCTTTTTGGTTTGGGGTTTTATGTTCAGGCGCAACCTGCAGGGTTTGTTGAAATTGGAAAAAGAGTCCCCGATTTTGTTTTAAAAAATGATGCAAATGAAGATTGGCAGTTGAGTAAAAATCTTGGCAGGCCGTTGCTTATTTATTTTTATCCTTCTGATGGAACGCCAGGCTGTACCGCTCAGGCTTGTAGTTTAAATGGATATGAGCAATTTAGACGAAGTGGTCTTAAAATTGTTGGGGTGAGTTACAATTCTATTAAGTCGCACCAAAAATTTAAAAAACAATATGGCTTGAGGTTTGATTTGCTCAGTGATCCAGATGCTCGTGTTGCAAAAATGTTTAAAGCGAGTCGCTGGTGGCCAAATTTAATGCCGTTACGAAAAACATTTATTATTGACTCTAGAGGTTTTTTGCGTCATATCATCGATGATATTGATGTGGCAAAGCATGCTGAGCAAATTTTGCCGTTGATCGCTGATTTATAA